One window of Dendropsophus ebraccatus isolate aDenEbr1 chromosome 13, aDenEbr1.pat, whole genome shotgun sequence genomic DNA carries:
- the DEGS2 gene encoding sphingolipid delta(4)-desaturase/C4-monooxygenase DES2 isoform X1 yields the protein MKKSSYSLNSTQSSPILYSCEYGVMVLGQHQEDDLEMTLSTWSDYRMPDYWDSTSFTANTTKYPEIKSLMGPDPHLKWVVLAMVAAQLLVCHLVRDLAWKWVLFWAYAFGGCVNHSLTLAIHDISHNVAFGNRQAKWNRWFAVIANLPIGMPYSASFKKYHIDHHRYLGGDHLDVDIPTDFEGWFFCTPCRKLVWLILQPLFYVLRPLYVNPKPVSRMEVCNALVQFSADFLLYHVCGLKPVVYLLAGSVFCLGFHPISGHFIAEHYMFLKGHETYSYYGSLNLITFNVGYHMEHHDFPSIPGSKLPMVRQIAAEYYDCLPQHQSWALVLWDFIFHEEIGPYSRVKRQCKLANSGCG from the exons ATGAAGAAATCAAGCTATAGCCTAAACAGTACACAGAGTTCACCTATATTGTACTCGTGTGAATACGGCGTTATGGTTCTGGGCCAACATCAAGAAGACGATTTAGAGATGACATTGTCTACATGGTCTGATTATCGGATGCCAGATTATTGGGATTCCACTTCCTTTACAGCTAAtacca CCAAGTATCCAGAAATCAAATCTCTCATGGGACCGGACCCCCATCTTAAATGGGTTGTGTTGGCGATGGTTGCTGCTCAGCTGCTCGTCTGCCATCTAGTCAGAGACTTGGCTTGGAAATGGGTTTTATTCTGGGCATACGCATTTGGCGGGTGCGTGAACCACTCGTTGACGTTGGCCATCCACGATATCTCGCACAACGTCGCCTTCGGTAACCGTCAGGCCAAGTGGAACCGGTGGTTTGCGGTGATCGCCAACTTGCCAATCGGCATGCCGTACTCTGCGTCCTTCAAGAAATATCACATCGATCACCACCGCTACCTGGGAGGAGACCACCTGGACGTGGACATACCAACTGACTTTGAAGGTTGGTTCTTCTGCACCCCCTGCCGTAAGCTTGTGTGGTTGATCCTACAGCCACTTTTCTACGTCTTACGCCCGCTGTACGTGAACCCCAAACCCGTCAGCCGGATGGAGGTCTGTAACGCCCTGGTCCAGTTTTCCGCTGACTTCTTACTGTATCACGTGTGCGGCCTGAAGCCTGTGGTCTACCTGCTGGCCGGATCCGTGTTTTGCTTGGGCTTTCACCCCATCTCTGGACATTTTATTGCAGAACATTACATGTTTCTAAAAGGGCATGAGACCTATTCCTACTACGGATCTCTCAATCTGATCACGTTTAACGTCGGCTACCACATGGAGCATCACGACTTTCCCAGCATTCCTGGAAGCAAGCTGCCTATG GTACGTCAGATTGCTGCAGAGTATTACGACTGTCTCCCCCAGCACCAGTCCTGGGCCCTTGTTCTATGGGATTTCATTTTTCATGAGGAAATTGGACCCTATTCAAGGGTAAAAAGACAATGCAAGCTTGCCAACAGCGGATGCGGATGa
- the DEGS2 gene encoding sphingolipid delta(4)-desaturase/C4-monooxygenase DES2 isoform X2, whose product MGNKVTRGDFEWVYTDQPHTQRRKEILAKYPEIKSLMGPDPHLKWVVLAMVAAQLLVCHLVRDLAWKWVLFWAYAFGGCVNHSLTLAIHDISHNVAFGNRQAKWNRWFAVIANLPIGMPYSASFKKYHIDHHRYLGGDHLDVDIPTDFEGWFFCTPCRKLVWLILQPLFYVLRPLYVNPKPVSRMEVCNALVQFSADFLLYHVCGLKPVVYLLAGSVFCLGFHPISGHFIAEHYMFLKGHETYSYYGSLNLITFNVGYHMEHHDFPSIPGSKLPMVRQIAAEYYDCLPQHQSWALVLWDFIFHEEIGPYSRVKRQCKLANSGCG is encoded by the exons ATGGGTAACAAGGTGACTCGAGGCGACTTTGAATGGGTGTACACGGATCAGCCGCACACCCAGCGCAGGAAGGAAATACTAG CCAAGTATCCAGAAATCAAATCTCTCATGGGACCGGACCCCCATCTTAAATGGGTTGTGTTGGCGATGGTTGCTGCTCAGCTGCTCGTCTGCCATCTAGTCAGAGACTTGGCTTGGAAATGGGTTTTATTCTGGGCATACGCATTTGGCGGGTGCGTGAACCACTCGTTGACGTTGGCCATCCACGATATCTCGCACAACGTCGCCTTCGGTAACCGTCAGGCCAAGTGGAACCGGTGGTTTGCGGTGATCGCCAACTTGCCAATCGGCATGCCGTACTCTGCGTCCTTCAAGAAATATCACATCGATCACCACCGCTACCTGGGAGGAGACCACCTGGACGTGGACATACCAACTGACTTTGAAGGTTGGTTCTTCTGCACCCCCTGCCGTAAGCTTGTGTGGTTGATCCTACAGCCACTTTTCTACGTCTTACGCCCGCTGTACGTGAACCCCAAACCCGTCAGCCGGATGGAGGTCTGTAACGCCCTGGTCCAGTTTTCCGCTGACTTCTTACTGTATCACGTGTGCGGCCTGAAGCCTGTGGTCTACCTGCTGGCCGGATCCGTGTTTTGCTTGGGCTTTCACCCCATCTCTGGACATTTTATTGCAGAACATTACATGTTTCTAAAAGGGCATGAGACCTATTCCTACTACGGATCTCTCAATCTGATCACGTTTAACGTCGGCTACCACATGGAGCATCACGACTTTCCCAGCATTCCTGGAAGCAAGCTGCCTATG GTACGTCAGATTGCTGCAGAGTATTACGACTGTCTCCCCCAGCACCAGTCCTGGGCCCTTGTTCTATGGGATTTCATTTTTCATGAGGAAATTGGACCCTATTCAAGGGTAAAAAGACAATGCAAGCTTGCCAACAGCGGATGCGGATGa
- the DEGS2 gene encoding sphingolipid delta(4)-desaturase/C4-monooxygenase DES2 isoform X3, which produces MAVSAKYPEIKSLMGPDPHLKWVVLAMVAAQLLVCHLVRDLAWKWVLFWAYAFGGCVNHSLTLAIHDISHNVAFGNRQAKWNRWFAVIANLPIGMPYSASFKKYHIDHHRYLGGDHLDVDIPTDFEGWFFCTPCRKLVWLILQPLFYVLRPLYVNPKPVSRMEVCNALVQFSADFLLYHVCGLKPVVYLLAGSVFCLGFHPISGHFIAEHYMFLKGHETYSYYGSLNLITFNVGYHMEHHDFPSIPGSKLPMVRQIAAEYYDCLPQHQSWALVLWDFIFHEEIGPYSRVKRQCKLANSGCG; this is translated from the exons ATGGCAGTATCTG CCAAGTATCCAGAAATCAAATCTCTCATGGGACCGGACCCCCATCTTAAATGGGTTGTGTTGGCGATGGTTGCTGCTCAGCTGCTCGTCTGCCATCTAGTCAGAGACTTGGCTTGGAAATGGGTTTTATTCTGGGCATACGCATTTGGCGGGTGCGTGAACCACTCGTTGACGTTGGCCATCCACGATATCTCGCACAACGTCGCCTTCGGTAACCGTCAGGCCAAGTGGAACCGGTGGTTTGCGGTGATCGCCAACTTGCCAATCGGCATGCCGTACTCTGCGTCCTTCAAGAAATATCACATCGATCACCACCGCTACCTGGGAGGAGACCACCTGGACGTGGACATACCAACTGACTTTGAAGGTTGGTTCTTCTGCACCCCCTGCCGTAAGCTTGTGTGGTTGATCCTACAGCCACTTTTCTACGTCTTACGCCCGCTGTACGTGAACCCCAAACCCGTCAGCCGGATGGAGGTCTGTAACGCCCTGGTCCAGTTTTCCGCTGACTTCTTACTGTATCACGTGTGCGGCCTGAAGCCTGTGGTCTACCTGCTGGCCGGATCCGTGTTTTGCTTGGGCTTTCACCCCATCTCTGGACATTTTATTGCAGAACATTACATGTTTCTAAAAGGGCATGAGACCTATTCCTACTACGGATCTCTCAATCTGATCACGTTTAACGTCGGCTACCACATGGAGCATCACGACTTTCCCAGCATTCCTGGAAGCAAGCTGCCTATG GTACGTCAGATTGCTGCAGAGTATTACGACTGTCTCCCCCAGCACCAGTCCTGGGCCCTTGTTCTATGGGATTTCATTTTTCATGAGGAAATTGGACCCTATTCAAGGGTAAAAAGACAATGCAAGCTTGCCAACAGCGGATGCGGATGa
- the DEGS2 gene encoding sphingolipid delta(4)-desaturase/C4-monooxygenase DES2 isoform X4, which yields MGPDPHLKWVVLAMVAAQLLVCHLVRDLAWKWVLFWAYAFGGCVNHSLTLAIHDISHNVAFGNRQAKWNRWFAVIANLPIGMPYSASFKKYHIDHHRYLGGDHLDVDIPTDFEGWFFCTPCRKLVWLILQPLFYVLRPLYVNPKPVSRMEVCNALVQFSADFLLYHVCGLKPVVYLLAGSVFCLGFHPISGHFIAEHYMFLKGHETYSYYGSLNLITFNVGYHMEHHDFPSIPGSKLPMVRQIAAEYYDCLPQHQSWALVLWDFIFHEEIGPYSRVKRQCKLANSGCG from the exons ATGGGACCGGACCCCCATCTTAAATGGGTTGTGTTGGCGATGGTTGCTGCTCAGCTGCTCGTCTGCCATCTAGTCAGAGACTTGGCTTGGAAATGGGTTTTATTCTGGGCATACGCATTTGGCGGGTGCGTGAACCACTCGTTGACGTTGGCCATCCACGATATCTCGCACAACGTCGCCTTCGGTAACCGTCAGGCCAAGTGGAACCGGTGGTTTGCGGTGATCGCCAACTTGCCAATCGGCATGCCGTACTCTGCGTCCTTCAAGAAATATCACATCGATCACCACCGCTACCTGGGAGGAGACCACCTGGACGTGGACATACCAACTGACTTTGAAGGTTGGTTCTTCTGCACCCCCTGCCGTAAGCTTGTGTGGTTGATCCTACAGCCACTTTTCTACGTCTTACGCCCGCTGTACGTGAACCCCAAACCCGTCAGCCGGATGGAGGTCTGTAACGCCCTGGTCCAGTTTTCCGCTGACTTCTTACTGTATCACGTGTGCGGCCTGAAGCCTGTGGTCTACCTGCTGGCCGGATCCGTGTTTTGCTTGGGCTTTCACCCCATCTCTGGACATTTTATTGCAGAACATTACATGTTTCTAAAAGGGCATGAGACCTATTCCTACTACGGATCTCTCAATCTGATCACGTTTAACGTCGGCTACCACATGGAGCATCACGACTTTCCCAGCATTCCTGGAAGCAAGCTGCCTATG GTACGTCAGATTGCTGCAGAGTATTACGACTGTCTCCCCCAGCACCAGTCCTGGGCCCTTGTTCTATGGGATTTCATTTTTCATGAGGAAATTGGACCCTATTCAAGGGTAAAAAGACAATGCAAGCTTGCCAACAGCGGATGCGGATGa